The nucleotide sequence GGCACCCCGCGGACCAAGTCCGACGCCCGGGCGATCGTCACCGGCAAGAAGGAGTTCATCGCCGACCTGAAGATCCCGGACGCACTGCCGACCGTGATCTGCCGCGGCCCGAACCTCAACTCGGCCCCGACCGGCGTGAACAACATCGACGAGGTCCGGAACATGCCGGGCGTCACCGATGTCGTGCAGGTCAGCACCGGTGTCGCAGTCCGTGCGCACACCTACGGCCAGGCCCTCGACGCGGTCAACGCGCTGGACGTGCAGTGGGACGGCGGAACGATCGAGGGCGAGAACGACGAGTCGATCCTGCAGAAGGTCCGCGCCGCGGAGCTCCCGCTCGCCGTCCCGTCGGTGCCGGGCGAGACCGTCGAGGGCGAGTTCGCCTTCTACTTCCGCAGCAGCTCCGCGCTGGAGACGAACACCGCGATCGCCGACGTCCGCGACGGCAAGGCCGACATCTGGACATCGCTGAAGATCCCGATCACCGTGCAGTACGACATCGCCGAGCAGCTCGGGCTGCCGGTCAACGCGGTGACGATCCGGATCATCCAGGGCGGCGGCTCGTTCGGCCGCAGGCTGTTCGGTGACGCCGCCAAGGAGGCCGCCGAGATCTCGCAGAAGCTCGGCAAGCCGGTCAAGCTGATCTGGAGCCGGGCCGACGACTCCCGCCAGGGCCGGGTGCACCCGCTGGCCACCTCGCGGATCCGCGCGGTCGTCGCCGGCGAGTCGGTGGTCAGCTTCGAGCAGCGGCACACCAGCGTCGCCTGCGACTTCGGGCACGGTTTCGGTGACGCGATCACCGCCGCCGCGGCCAAGGCGCCGCTCGGCCAGGTCGGCGTCGCCGAGGCGATCTGGGAGCTCACCCAGAACACCCCGTACGACTTCGGTGTGCAGACCCGCACGCTGTCCGAGGTCGACATGCGGTTCAACACCGGGTCGATGCGCAACGTGTACTCGCCGGACGTCGGTACCGCACGCGATCTGATCGTCGACCAGATCGCCGCGAAGATGGGCAAGGACCCGTACGAGTTCCGTCGCGAGTTCCTGCGCAACGACGCGATGCGCGCGGTGCTCGACAAGGTCGCCGAGGAGGGGAACTGGGGCCGGTCCATGAAGGACGGCACCGCCCAGGGCCTCGGGTTCCACGTCGAGTACAAGAGCTTCGCCGCCTGCCTGGTCGAGATCGACTGCCGGCCGGAGACG is from Pseudonocardia autotrophica and encodes:
- a CDS encoding molybdopterin cofactor-binding domain-containing protein — translated: MSAPTRARTPRSDVSRRRFLGYLVAAPTLVVAAELGRQQLFAPPGASAAAIPSPPQVADVYDLLDAVRDSSRPTANLIRVEVNRDGTVSFQLPRSDNGQGIVTSTAMIIAEEMDLEPEQVIVTLADSRPELVFNQLTGGSSTTFSTYTPIRVAAALAKGRLLDAAAHLLGQDVDTLTSRAGLITGAGGSAIPFGELTEAAASDVTREVQVALKPREDFTVIGTPRTKSDARAIVTGKKEFIADLKIPDALPTVICRGPNLNSAPTGVNNIDEVRNMPGVTDVVQVSTGVAVRAHTYGQALDAVNALDVQWDGGTIEGENDESILQKVRAAELPLAVPSVPGETVEGEFAFYFRSSSALETNTAIADVRDGKADIWTSLKIPITVQYDIAEQLGLPVNAVTIRIIQGGGSFGRRLFGDAAKEAAEISQKLGKPVKLIWSRADDSRQGRVHPLATSRIRAVVAGESVVSFEQRHTSVACDFGHGFGDAITAAAAKAPLGQVGVAEAIWELTQNTPYDFGVQTRTLSEVDMRFNTGSMRNVYSPDVGTARDLIVDQIAAKMGKDPYEFRREFLRNDAMRAVLDKVAEEGNWGRSMKDGTAQGLGFHVEYKSFAACLVEIDCRPETADRKVRDARTGPRITKVVFASDGGLVINPLGYKAQIMGGINDAIAMTLTSGLHLEDGHFVEASWDNYFYTRQWNTPLEMDIFIVDNGRPEPGGVGELSVAPTCGAIANAYARATGKVPEYFPIMHKDPLPFEPYPTVPPVPPSPTNGLELAR